A genomic window from Paraburkholderia phytofirmans OLGA172 includes:
- a CDS encoding J domain-containing protein yields MATLYDTLGVHAHATDEEIKRAYRKAAMKWHPDRNSGAEEVARATFQEIKDAYAILSDAAQRKVYDTVYSEQMRGWEAQHARQQKAQAEREAVARAADEAAYAEMVSLAMRFADDGHNRDVLFGVLLGRRCEARRAAQIADSVSALQAARREAEKAVAAAEAAAAADVPDVSAEAGAAAVDDNAANRGAPANHGNPGKREESANDAHPAGVLGGLWFQFLNGLRF; encoded by the coding sequence ATGGCAACCCTATATGACACGCTCGGTGTGCATGCGCACGCCACAGACGAAGAAATCAAGCGGGCCTACCGCAAGGCCGCGATGAAATGGCATCCGGATCGCAACAGCGGCGCCGAAGAAGTTGCGCGCGCCACTTTCCAGGAAATCAAGGACGCGTATGCGATCCTCTCCGACGCCGCGCAGCGCAAGGTGTATGACACGGTTTATTCCGAGCAGATGCGCGGCTGGGAAGCGCAGCATGCCCGCCAGCAAAAAGCGCAAGCTGAACGCGAGGCGGTGGCGCGCGCGGCGGACGAAGCGGCCTATGCCGAGATGGTGTCGCTCGCCATGCGTTTCGCCGACGACGGCCACAATCGCGATGTGCTGTTTGGCGTGCTGCTAGGACGTCGATGCGAGGCGCGGCGGGCCGCGCAGATCGCCGACAGTGTGTCGGCCTTGCAGGCGGCGCGGCGCGAGGCGGAGAAGGCCGTTGCCGCCGCCGAGGCGGCAGCCGCGGCAGACGTCCCTGACGTTTCAGCCGAGGCGGGGGCGGCTGCCGTGGACGATAATGCCGCCAATCGTGGCGCGCCGGCTAACCACGGCAACCCAGGCAAGCGCGAAGAAAGCGCAAACGATGCCCACCCGGCCGGCGTACTGGGCGGACTCTGGTTTCAGTTCCTGAACGGTTTGCGGTTTTGA
- a CDS encoding HlyU family transcriptional regulator yields the protein MNSHIRYKGYEVAPAAQRLPNGLFAANLTIEKTTASEAQAYSFDALDYFFDEEHALAYAFRWGRMWIDSHQ from the coding sequence ATGAATTCACATATCCGCTACAAGGGCTACGAAGTCGCACCAGCTGCACAACGGCTGCCCAACGGCTTGTTCGCCGCCAACCTGACCATCGAGAAAACCACCGCAAGCGAGGCTCAAGCCTACTCGTTCGACGCGCTCGATTACTTCTTCGACGAAGAACACGCGCTCGCCTATGCGTTCCGCTGGGGACGCATGTGGATCGACAGCCACCAATAA
- a CDS encoding low molecular weight phosphatase family protein, whose protein sequence is MTRKKYKVLFLCRENSARSIIAEALLRELAGHRFDAFSAGPEPAARVHPSAVAQLRPGISDLGVLSPKSWLEFTGEWAPRMDLVIAMDECVAGHHAPLFPGTPALCNWIFADPLTDGMPEPERVRVFEKVFWQIVRQVSTFIELPQYAAASPAQAGDASRASMSGPTSPVIQCGCGM, encoded by the coding sequence GTGACCAGAAAAAAATACAAGGTGCTGTTTCTCTGTCGCGAGAATTCAGCACGCAGCATCATCGCCGAGGCTTTACTGCGCGAACTGGCGGGACACCGGTTCGACGCATTCAGCGCCGGGCCGGAGCCGGCCGCGCGGGTTCATCCCAGTGCGGTCGCGCAATTGCGGCCGGGCATATCGGACCTCGGCGTGCTCAGCCCGAAAAGCTGGCTGGAATTCACCGGCGAATGGGCGCCGCGGATGGACCTCGTCATCGCCATGGACGAATGCGTCGCCGGGCATCATGCGCCGCTCTTTCCCGGAACGCCTGCGTTGTGCAACTGGATCTTTGCCGATCCGCTTACCGACGGAATGCCCGAGCCGGAGCGCGTCCGCGTGTTTGAAAAGGTATTCTGGCAAATCGTCCGGCAGGTCAGCACGTTTATCGAATTGCCGCAGTATGCCGCGGCGTCGCCGGCGCAAGCCGGCGACGCATCGCGCGCGTCAATGAGCGGCCCAACGAGCCCCGTCATACAGTGCGGTTGCGGCATGTGA
- a CDS encoding H-NS family nucleoid-associated regulatory protein — protein MDERKRDSMIAYLRHRMEEFGIKPEDLAAALAAEPKGQKAERYRSATGDSWDGQGEMPQWLKQAISAGQSIDHFELSATPAPAPQPRKQVDWLNDPFAGSPLARQNNR, from the coding sequence ATGGACGAAAGGAAGCGAGATAGCATGATTGCGTATCTCCGCCATCGCATGGAAGAGTTTGGTATCAAACCAGAAGACCTCGCCGCCGCGCTGGCGGCCGAACCGAAGGGGCAAAAAGCCGAGCGCTACCGCAGCGCAACGGGAGATAGCTGGGACGGCCAGGGTGAAATGCCCCAATGGCTTAAACAGGCAATTAGCGCAGGTCAATCAATCGACCACTTCGAATTGTCGGCCACGCCGGCGCCCGCCCCGCAGCCGAGGAAACAGGTGGACTGGCTAAACGACCCGTTCGCGGGAAGTCCGCTTGCGCGCCAGAACAACCGGTAA
- the iaaH gene encoding indoleacetamide hydrolase, producing the protein MTWTVDEQLALTATEAVAAIQSGRLKAADYMATLLARAASLSSLNALTSLDLDGALAAARRIDALPPEAKAQLALAGLPIVVKDNINTAGMQTSAGTPALEGFVPKANAPSVQRLLDAGAIVLGKANMHELAFGITSTNFATHAGPVRNPYDPTLIPGGSSGGTAAAIAARIAPAGLGTDTGGSTRIPAALTGIAGFRPSVGNGAAERRYHDPNAVVPISHTRDTVGPMARTVADIALLDAVITGAGPLPAITLNGLRIGLPAPLWEGLERQVEEVARAALRRLEAAGVTFVPVAMGELETLNSRVGGPIAIHEPREDVLAWLVANDAPVKTVAEMAARIASPDVRAIYDSVLADVLGAHYDAALLQWRPRLQQYVAATFADERLDALLFPTTRLAAVPIDDLNGSSTVSIDGAAPIDTMDAFLRNTDPASTSGIPGLSLAAGMSAGGLPVGLELDGPLGEDRRLLAIGVAFEQLLGVLPAPML; encoded by the coding sequence ATGACATGGACCGTCGATGAACAGTTGGCCCTAACCGCAACGGAAGCGGTCGCTGCGATCCAGTCCGGGCGCCTCAAAGCCGCCGACTATATGGCCACGCTGCTGGCGCGCGCGGCGTCGCTCTCGAGCCTCAATGCGCTCACCTCGCTCGACCTCGACGGCGCGCTGGCCGCCGCGCGGCGCATCGACGCGTTGCCGCCCGAAGCAAAAGCGCAATTGGCGCTCGCCGGTTTGCCCATCGTCGTGAAGGACAACATCAACACGGCCGGCATGCAGACCTCGGCGGGCACGCCCGCTCTGGAGGGCTTCGTGCCGAAGGCGAACGCACCGTCGGTACAACGGCTTCTCGATGCCGGCGCGATCGTGCTCGGCAAAGCCAACATGCACGAACTCGCGTTCGGCATCACCAGCACGAACTTCGCCACGCACGCCGGGCCGGTGCGCAATCCGTACGACCCCACCCTGATCCCCGGCGGCTCGTCGGGCGGCACCGCCGCCGCGATCGCCGCGCGCATCGCGCCCGCTGGCCTCGGCACCGACACCGGCGGCTCCACCCGTATTCCGGCCGCGTTGACGGGCATCGCGGGGTTTCGTCCGTCAGTCGGGAACGGCGCCGCCGAGCGGCGCTATCACGACCCGAATGCCGTCGTGCCGATCAGCCATACGCGCGACACGGTGGGGCCGATGGCGCGCACAGTCGCCGATATCGCGTTGCTCGACGCCGTGATCACCGGAGCAGGACCGTTGCCCGCCATCACCTTGAACGGCTTGCGCATTGGCTTGCCCGCGCCGCTCTGGGAAGGACTCGAAAGGCAGGTGGAAGAAGTCGCGCGCGCCGCCTTGCGCCGGCTCGAAGCAGCGGGCGTCACCTTCGTGCCTGTCGCGATGGGCGAACTGGAAACCTTGAACAGCCGGGTAGGCGGTCCGATCGCGATCCATGAGCCGCGCGAGGACGTACTCGCCTGGCTCGTCGCCAACGACGCGCCGGTCAAGACCGTGGCTGAAATGGCGGCCCGCATCGCGAGCCCGGACGTGCGCGCGATTTACGACAGCGTGCTCGCCGACGTGCTCGGCGCCCATTACGACGCCGCCCTGCTGCAATGGCGGCCGCGCTTGCAGCAGTATGTCGCGGCGACTTTTGCCGATGAGCGGCTCGACGCGCTGCTGTTCCCGACCACGCGCCTCGCCGCGGTGCCGATCGACGACCTGAACGGTTCGTCGACAGTCTCGATCGATGGCGCCGCGCCGATCGATACGATGGACGCGTTCCTGCGCAATACCGACCCGGCCAGCACGTCCGGCATTCCGGGCTTGTCGCTGGCGGCCGGGATGAGCGCCGGCGGCCTGCCGGTCGGCCTGGAACTGGATGGGCCGCTCGGCGAGGACCGGCGCTTGCTGGCGATCGGCGTCGCCTTCGAGCAATTGCTCGGCGTGCTGCCGGCGCCGATGCTCTGA
- a CDS encoding fasciclin domain-containing protein — protein MKGKLVFAAAALSIATSCVFAAGETVTVGGQAMYPTRDIVDNAVNSADHTTLVAAVKAAGLVDTLKSPGPFTVFAPTNEAFAALPAGTVDTLVKPENKAMLTSILTYHVLTGRYDFRKLDTAIKAGGGKASIRTVNGEMLTFTENGPRNIVVADAAGHTADISTYDVYQSNGVIMVVDKVLMPK, from the coding sequence ATGAAAGGAAAATTGGTTTTTGCCGCTGCTGCTTTGTCGATTGCCACCTCCTGCGTATTCGCTGCAGGCGAAACCGTTACGGTTGGCGGACAGGCGATGTACCCCACCAGGGACATCGTCGACAACGCGGTCAATTCCGCGGATCACACCACGCTAGTCGCCGCGGTCAAAGCGGCGGGTCTCGTCGATACGCTCAAGAGTCCGGGGCCGTTCACCGTCTTCGCGCCGACCAATGAAGCGTTTGCGGCATTGCCGGCCGGTACGGTCGACACGCTCGTCAAGCCTGAAAACAAGGCGATGCTCACCAGCATTCTCACCTATCACGTGCTCACCGGCCGTTACGACTTCAGGAAGCTGGACACGGCGATCAAGGCAGGCGGCGGCAAAGCGTCGATCAGGACGGTCAACGGCGAGATGCTCACCTTCACGGAAAACGGACCACGCAATATCGTCGTCGCCGACGCAGCGGGCCACACCGCAGACATCTCCACCTACGACGTCTACCAGAGCAACGGTGTCATCATGGTGGTCGACAAGGTGCTCATGCCGAAGTAA
- a CDS encoding NADPH-dependent FMN reductase — translation MTSFDHQRRPLVIGIGGTTRAASSTERALGFALRGAQAAGANTRLFGGTFLHSLPHYAPKDVLLGDAPENPQRTDEQLELIEAVRHADALIIATPGYHGGVSGLVKNALDTLEELRADERPYLDGRAVGCIVTAYGWQAAGSVLTSLRSIVHALRGWPTPFGAGINTLETRFDTVGTCSDAKVVDQLATVGQQAAQFALAFNAHRTPTAAPLSHAVREAEPARLLHAV, via the coding sequence TTGACCAGTTTCGATCATCAGCGCCGGCCACTCGTCATCGGCATCGGCGGCACGACACGCGCGGCGTCGTCGACCGAGCGCGCGCTCGGCTTTGCGCTGCGTGGTGCGCAGGCCGCGGGCGCGAACACCCGCCTGTTCGGCGGCACCTTCCTGCATAGCCTGCCCCACTACGCACCGAAGGACGTCCTCTTGGGGGACGCCCCGGAAAACCCTCAACGCACCGACGAACAGCTGGAACTGATCGAGGCCGTGCGCCATGCGGACGCGTTGATCATCGCGACGCCCGGCTATCACGGCGGCGTCTCGGGTCTCGTCAAGAACGCGCTGGACACGCTCGAAGAGTTGCGCGCCGATGAGCGGCCGTATCTGGATGGCCGCGCGGTCGGTTGCATCGTCACCGCTTATGGCTGGCAGGCTGCCGGCTCGGTGCTGACCTCGCTGCGCTCGATCGTCCACGCGTTGCGCGGCTGGCCCACGCCGTTCGGCGCCGGAATCAACACGCTGGAAACGCGCTTCGACACCGTCGGCACCTGTTCCGACGCCAAAGTTGTCGATCAGCTCGCCACGGTCGGCCAGCAGGCCGCGCAATTCGCCCTGGCGTTCAACGCGCATCGCACGCCGACGGCCGCGCCGCTCAGTCATGCAGTCAGGGAAGCGGAACCCGCCCGCTTGCTGCACGCGGTTTAA